A single window of Achromobacter xylosoxidans DNA harbors:
- the lpxD gene encoding UDP-3-O-(3-hydroxymyristoyl)glucosamine N-acyltransferase, protein MPVLLDLARAPTLEALLSAANTQGMDWRISVPAGANPLRVRGIGTLASASGQEISFLANPKYQSQLAATQAGAVIVSADVAEALEAAGADRPRFALVVCKHPYLLYARVAQWFDAARRPALPAATHPSAVVAADAHIEDDVRIGPNCVIESGARIGRGSVLGAGCVIGAGSSIGPDSRLHAHVTLYEGVKVGARAIIHSGVVLGADGFGFAPDPSLGQGAWGKIPQLGGVSVGDDVEIGANTTIDRGALEDTTVADGVKLDNQIMVGHNVRIGKYTAIAACVGVAGSTTIGERCTIGGAAMLSGHLTLADDVHISGGTAVTSNISKPGRYTGVYPYADHGEWQRNAAVIQQLAQLRRRVRTLEKD, encoded by the coding sequence ATGCCGGTTCTACTGGATCTTGCCCGCGCGCCGACGCTTGAAGCGCTGTTGAGCGCCGCCAATACCCAGGGCATGGACTGGCGCATCAGCGTGCCGGCCGGCGCCAATCCCTTGCGGGTCCGCGGCATCGGCACGCTGGCGTCGGCCAGCGGCCAGGAAATCAGCTTCCTGGCCAATCCCAAATACCAGAGCCAGCTTGCCGCCACCCAGGCGGGGGCGGTGATCGTCTCGGCCGACGTGGCCGAGGCGCTGGAGGCCGCCGGCGCCGACCGGCCGCGTTTCGCGCTGGTCGTGTGCAAGCATCCCTATCTGCTGTACGCCCGGGTGGCGCAGTGGTTCGACGCCGCGCGGCGTCCGGCCTTGCCGGCCGCCACGCACCCCTCGGCGGTGGTCGCGGCTGACGCGCACATCGAAGACGACGTGCGTATCGGTCCGAATTGCGTTATCGAGTCGGGAGCGCGGATCGGCCGCGGCAGCGTGCTGGGCGCAGGCTGCGTGATTGGCGCCGGATCGTCGATCGGTCCCGACAGCCGCCTGCATGCCCACGTCACGTTGTACGAGGGCGTCAAGGTCGGCGCGCGCGCCATCATCCACAGTGGCGTGGTGCTGGGCGCGGACGGTTTCGGCTTCGCGCCGGACCCGTCGCTGGGGCAGGGGGCCTGGGGCAAGATCCCGCAGCTGGGCGGGGTGTCGGTGGGGGACGACGTCGAAATCGGCGCCAACACCACCATCGACCGCGGCGCGCTCGAAGACACCACGGTGGCCGACGGCGTCAAGCTCGACAACCAGATCATGGTGGGTCACAACGTGCGCATTGGCAAGTACACCGCGATCGCGGCTTGCGTGGGCGTTGCCGGATCCACCACGATCGGCGAGCGTTGCACCATCGGCGGCGCGGCGATGCTCTCGGGGCACCTGACCCTGGCCGATGACGTGCATATTTCAGGCGGCACCGCGGTGACGTCGAATATTTCCAAACCTGGACGCTATACCGGGGTGTACCCGTATGCGGATCACGGTGAATGGCAGCGCAACGCCGCCGTGATACAACAGTTGGCGCAGTTGCGCCGCCGCGTGCGGACGCTGGAAAAAGACTAG
- the fabZ gene encoding 3-hydroxyacyl-ACP dehydratase FabZ: MELDIKGIMERLPHRYPMLLIDRVVEMVPGKSIVAIKNVSINEPFFNGHFPHHPVMPGVLIVEAMAQASALFSFTDENGGLKCEGAKTAYYLVGIDGARFRRPVVPGDQLRIEVEAERLSRSICKYQARATVDGQEVASAKLMCAIRSLEE; this comes from the coding sequence ATGGAACTCGACATCAAGGGGATCATGGAGAGGCTGCCGCATCGTTACCCGATGCTGCTGATTGATCGCGTCGTCGAAATGGTGCCTGGCAAGTCCATCGTCGCCATCAAGAATGTCTCGATCAATGAACCGTTTTTCAACGGCCACTTTCCCCACCACCCGGTGATGCCGGGCGTGCTCATCGTGGAAGCCATGGCGCAGGCCTCGGCGCTGTTCTCGTTCACCGACGAAAACGGCGGCCTGAAGTGCGAAGGCGCCAAGACGGCGTACTACCTGGTGGGCATCGACGGCGCGCGTTTCCGCCGTCCCGTGGTGCCGGGCGACCAGTTGCGCATCGAAGTCGAAGCCGAACGCCTGAGCCGCAGCATCTGTAAATACCAAGCGCGCGCCACCGTGGACGGTCAGGAAGTGGCGTCGGCCAAGCTCATGTGCGCGATCCGCAGCCTGGAAGAGTAA
- the lpxA gene encoding acyl-ACP--UDP-N-acetylglucosamine O-acyltransferase codes for MAGNIHPTAVVDPAAKIDPSVVIGAFCVVGPDVTIGAGTELGPYCMVDGVTTIGRDNRFYRYCSIGGMPQDKKYNGEPTRLVIGDRNTVREFVTLNTGTVQDGGATTLGDDNWIMAYVHVAHDCHVGSHTILANSVQLGGHVHVGDWAIVGGLTGVHQFSRIGAHSMTGGNSSLMQDTPPFVLAAGNPCRPVGVNVEGLKRRGFTPAQVSALRDAYKIIYRRGLSLDAARAELRARQQAEPEVAEHLQTLLDFLDVASRGIIRP; via the coding sequence ATGGCAGGAAACATCCATCCTACCGCCGTCGTCGATCCGGCGGCGAAAATCGACCCCAGCGTGGTCATCGGCGCCTTTTGCGTCGTGGGACCCGATGTGACGATCGGCGCCGGCACCGAGCTTGGCCCGTATTGCATGGTCGATGGTGTGACCACCATCGGGCGCGACAACCGGTTCTACCGGTATTGCTCGATCGGCGGCATGCCGCAGGACAAGAAGTACAACGGTGAGCCGACCCGACTGGTGATCGGCGACCGTAACACGGTGCGCGAGTTCGTCACGCTCAACACCGGCACGGTGCAGGATGGGGGCGCCACCACGCTGGGCGACGACAATTGGATCATGGCCTATGTGCACGTGGCGCACGATTGCCACGTGGGCAGCCACACCATCCTGGCCAATTCCGTGCAGCTGGGCGGCCACGTCCACGTGGGCGACTGGGCCATCGTCGGCGGCCTGACCGGCGTGCACCAGTTCTCGCGTATCGGCGCGCACAGCATGACGGGCGGCAACAGCTCGCTGATGCAGGATACGCCGCCGTTCGTGCTGGCCGCGGGCAATCCCTGCCGTCCGGTGGGAGTCAACGTCGAGGGCCTCAAGCGCCGCGGCTTCACGCCGGCGCAGGTATCGGCGCTGCGCGACGCGTACAAGATCATCTATCGCCGCGGCCTGTCGCTGGACGCCGCGCGCGCCGAGCTGCGCGCGCGCCAGCAGGCCGAACCGGAAGTCGCCGAGCACCTGCAGACGCTGCTGGATTTCCTCGACGTCGCTTCGCGCGGCATCATCCGTCCATGA
- the lpxB gene encoding lipid-A-disaccharide synthase, protein MNMRIGMVAGEPSGDLLAGRIIAGLQERAPGVLCEGIGGPQMQARDFDTWHPMHALTVFGYVDALKRLPSLLRTYRDVSRRWLAEPPSVFVGIDAPDFNLRLEHQLRQAGTPTVHFVGPSIWAWRYDRIHKIRDSVSHMLVLFPFEEEIYRKEGIPVTYVGHPLAGAVPMQPDRAAARARLGIDQDARVLAILPGSRSSEIRLLAPRFLQAAQMLQKRDPALQCVVPMVNDQRRAEFQAILAKYPVPGLRCVTAQDLHGEGGERQAPVAWSVMEASTAVLVASGTATLETALYKRPMVISYVLSPLMRRIMAWKSGQERPYLPWVGLPNVLLRDFAVPELLQDDATPEKLAEATWTALTDEDLAARIEARFTALHQELLRDTPALAAQAILEVAGGAA, encoded by the coding sequence ATGAACATGCGGATCGGCATGGTGGCTGGCGAGCCCTCGGGCGATCTGCTGGCCGGCCGCATCATTGCCGGTCTGCAGGAACGCGCCCCGGGCGTCCTGTGCGAAGGCATCGGCGGCCCGCAGATGCAGGCCCGCGATTTCGATACCTGGCATCCGATGCATGCGTTGACGGTGTTCGGCTACGTCGATGCACTCAAGCGCCTGCCCAGCCTGCTGCGCACCTACCGCGACGTATCGCGGCGCTGGCTGGCCGAGCCGCCGTCGGTATTCGTCGGCATCGACGCGCCCGATTTCAACCTGCGCCTGGAGCACCAGCTGCGCCAGGCCGGCACGCCCACCGTGCATTTCGTCGGGCCGTCGATCTGGGCATGGCGCTACGACCGCATCCACAAGATCCGCGATTCGGTGTCGCACATGCTGGTGCTGTTCCCGTTCGAGGAAGAGATCTACCGCAAGGAAGGCATTCCGGTCACCTATGTCGGCCATCCGCTGGCCGGCGCGGTGCCGATGCAGCCGGACCGCGCGGCGGCGCGCGCGCGGCTGGGCATCGATCAGGACGCGCGCGTGCTGGCGATCCTGCCGGGTAGCCGTTCGTCCGAGATTCGCCTGCTGGCGCCGCGCTTCCTGCAGGCCGCGCAGATGCTGCAGAAGCGCGATCCGGCGCTGCAATGCGTGGTGCCGATGGTCAATGACCAGCGCCGTGCCGAATTCCAGGCGATCCTGGCCAAGTATCCCGTGCCGGGGTTGCGCTGCGTGACCGCGCAGGACCTGCATGGCGAAGGCGGCGAACGCCAGGCCCCGGTGGCGTGGTCGGTGATGGAAGCCAGCACCGCGGTGCTGGTGGCCAGCGGTACCGCCACCCTCGAGACGGCGCTGTACAAGCGCCCCATGGTGATCTCGTATGTGCTGTCGCCGCTGATGCGGCGCATCATGGCGTGGAAATCGGGGCAGGAACGGCCCTACCTGCCGTGGGTCGGCCTGCCCAACGTGCTGCTGCGCGATTTCGCGGTGCCGGAACTGTTGCAGGACGACGCCACGCCGGAAAAGCTGGCCGAAGCCACCTGGACGGCGTTGACCGACGAGGACCTGGCGGCCCGCATCGAAGCCCGCTTCACGGCGCTGCACCAGGAACTGCTGCGTGATACGCCGGCGCTGGCGGCCCAGGCGATCCTGGAGGTGGCGGGTGGAGCAGCCTGA
- the rnhB gene encoding ribonuclease HII: MEQPDLFAAPAQPALVTAGVDEAGRGPLAGAVYAAAVILDPARPIDGLADSKVLKAATREALALEIQAHALAWCVASASVAEIDSLNILRATLLAMRRAVEGLSLAPQLALVDGNQAPKLGCTVQTVIKGDALVPAISAASILAKTARDADLLRLHSLYPQYAFDQHKGYGTALHLQMLREHGPCAEHRRSFAPIKAFGLVP, translated from the coding sequence GTGGAGCAGCCTGACCTGTTTGCCGCGCCGGCCCAGCCGGCCTTGGTGACGGCCGGTGTGGACGAGGCGGGCCGCGGTCCCCTGGCCGGCGCCGTGTATGCCGCCGCGGTGATCCTGGATCCGGCCCGGCCCATCGATGGACTGGCCGATTCCAAGGTGCTCAAGGCCGCCACCCGCGAGGCGTTGGCGCTGGAGATCCAGGCGCACGCGCTGGCCTGGTGCGTGGCCAGCGCCAGCGTGGCCGAGATCGACAGCCTGAACATCCTGCGCGCCACCCTGTTGGCCATGCGCCGCGCCGTCGAGGGGCTTTCGCTGGCGCCCCAGCTGGCGCTGGTGGATGGCAACCAGGCGCCCAAGCTGGGCTGCACGGTGCAGACCGTGATCAAGGGCGACGCCCTGGTGCCCGCCATTTCGGCCGCCTCCATCCTGGCCAAGACCGCGCGCGACGCCGACCTGCTGCGCCTGCATTCGCTGTATCCGCAGTACGCGTTCGACCAGCACAAGGGCTACGGCACCGCCTTGCACCTGCAGATGCTGCGCGAACACGGCCCCTGCGCCGAGCACCGCCGCAGTTTCGCGCCCATCAAGGCCTTTGGCCTGGTCCCATGA
- a CDS encoding TrmH family RNA methyltransferase produces the protein MKHISSRDNPAVKALVKLAGTAGKRGAPVLLDGVHLCQAWLQHHGAPDQAIFDVERLAQPDIAALAAAVPDARCLALDARLMQALASVESGQGVAFVVTPPPLSLPAAVDENCVLFDRIQDPGNVGTLLRTCAAAGIKRVFLATGTAAAWSPKVLRSGQGAHFALAIHEHVDLSALLPALGVPLVATALEGAQDLYAGRLPARCAWVFGHEGQGVAAQLLAAARLKLRIPHDMAAVESLNVGAAAAICLFEQRRQALADAAR, from the coding sequence ATGAAGCACATCAGTTCCCGCGACAATCCCGCGGTCAAGGCGCTGGTCAAGCTTGCCGGCACCGCCGGCAAGCGCGGCGCGCCCGTGCTGCTGGACGGCGTGCACCTGTGCCAGGCCTGGCTGCAGCATCATGGCGCGCCGGACCAGGCCATCTTCGACGTCGAACGGCTGGCCCAGCCCGATATCGCGGCGCTGGCGGCCGCCGTGCCGGACGCCCGCTGCCTGGCGCTGGATGCGCGTCTGATGCAGGCGCTCGCCAGTGTCGAAAGCGGGCAGGGCGTTGCCTTCGTGGTGACGCCGCCGCCCTTGTCCCTGCCCGCCGCGGTGGACGAGAATTGCGTGCTGTTCGATCGCATCCAGGATCCCGGCAATGTCGGCACCTTGCTGCGCACCTGCGCCGCGGCCGGCATCAAACGCGTGTTCCTGGCCACCGGCACCGCGGCCGCCTGGTCGCCCAAGGTGCTGCGCAGCGGCCAGGGGGCGCATTTCGCGCTGGCGATCCACGAGCACGTGGACCTGTCGGCCCTGCTGCCCGCGCTGGGGGTGCCGCTGGTGGCAACCGCCCTGGAAGGCGCGCAGGACCTCTATGCGGGACGCCTGCCCGCGCGCTGCGCCTGGGTCTTCGGCCATGAGGGCCAGGGCGTCGCCGCCCAGTTGCTCGCGGCGGCGCGGCTCAAGCTGCGCATTCCCCATGACATGGCCGCGGTCGAGTCGCTGAATGTCGGCGCCGCCGCCGCCATCTGCCTGTTCGAGCAGCGCCGCCAGGCGCTCGCAGACGCGGCCCGCTGA
- a CDS encoding pyruvate, water dikinase regulatory protein — protein MTSTPIVRTVYIVSDSTGITAETFSQSVLSQFEEVDFKPVRLPFVDTLEKAAEVAMRVDRSAQEAGVPPIVFSTLVNPDILARVRQANGIFLDLFGTFVSHIEQALGLKSSHSIGRSHMQANSEKYRNRIDAINFSLAHDDGQFVNQLDQADVILVGVSRCGKTPTSLYLAMQYAIKAANFPLTPDDFERGTLPSTIAPHRAKLFGLSIQPERLAEVRNERRPNSRYAQLEQCRYEVAEAERMMRREGISWLSTTTKSIEEISTTVLQEVGLDRG, from the coding sequence ATGACATCTACCCCGATCGTACGCACGGTATACATCGTTTCCGACAGTACCGGCATCACTGCGGAAACCTTCAGCCAGTCGGTGCTTTCCCAGTTCGAGGAAGTCGATTTCAAGCCCGTGCGGCTGCCGTTTGTCGACACGCTGGAAAAAGCCGCCGAAGTGGCCATGCGCGTCGACCGCAGCGCCCAGGAAGCCGGCGTCCCGCCGATCGTCTTCAGCACCCTGGTCAATCCCGACATCCTGGCGCGTGTTCGCCAGGCGAACGGAATTTTCCTGGACCTGTTCGGCACCTTCGTCAGCCACATCGAGCAGGCGCTGGGACTGAAATCCAGCCATTCCATCGGCCGCTCGCACATGCAGGCCAATTCCGAAAAGTACCGCAACCGGATCGACGCCATCAACTTCAGCCTGGCGCACGACGACGGCCAGTTCGTCAACCAGCTCGACCAGGCCGACGTCATCCTGGTGGGCGTGTCGCGCTGCGGCAAGACCCCGACCAGCCTGTACCTGGCCATGCAGTACGCCATCAAGGCCGCCAACTTCCCCCTGACGCCGGACGATTTCGAGCGCGGCACCCTGCCCTCGACCATCGCGCCGCACCGCGCCAAGCTGTTCGGCCTGTCGATCCAGCCCGAGCGTCTGGCCGAGGTGCGCAACGAACGCCGTCCCAACAGCCGCTACGCGCAGCTGGAGCAGTGCCGCTATGAAGTGGCCGAGGCCGAGCGCATGATGCGCCGCGAGGGTATCTCCTGGCTGTCCACCACCACCAAGTCGATCGAGGAGATCTCGACCACGGTGCTGCAGGAAGTCGGACTGGACCGCGGCTGA
- the ppsA gene encoding phosphoenolpyruvate synthase — translation MSYVVLFEQLRMTDVDSVGGKNASLGEMISQLSGAGVRVPGGFATTADAFRDFLKASGLDKRIAERLTTLNPEDVRELANAGAQIRQWIVEAPFSAEFEAQIRDAFAKLDADGKGSFAVRSSATAEDLPDASFAGQQETFLNVVGIDDVLDKIRHVFASLYNDRAISYRVHKGYAHADVALSAGIQRMVRSDKGSAGVMFTIDTESGFQDVVFITSSYGLGETVVQGAVNPDEFYVFKPTLAQGHFPIVGRRIGSKLIKMEFDPERPEGRAVRTVDVPVSERNRYSLTDDEVNELARYAVIIEKHYGRPMDIEWGRDGVDGKIYILQARPETVKSQQGANDVQQRYRLKATGQVLITGRAIGQKIGSGPVRVVGDISDMDKVQPGDVLVTDMTDPNWEPVMKRASAIVTNRGGRTCHAAIIARELGIPAVVGCGNATDLLKEGQAVTVSCAEGDEGRIYDGLIETEVEEVRRGEMPAIDLKIMMNVGNPQLAFDFAQIPNGGVGLARLEFIINNNIGIHPKAVLDYPNVDGELKKAVESAARGHASPRAFFVEKMAEGVATIAAAFYPKPVIVRMSDFKSNEYRKLVGGSRYEPEEENPMLGFRGASRYIADDFAECFRMECEALKKVRDEMGLTNVEIMVPFVRTLGQAEKVVNLLAKHGLARGENGLKLIMMCEVPSNAILADEFLQYFDGFSIGSNDMTQLTLGLDRDSGMELLAADFDERDDAVKFMLRRAIKACLAANKYVGICGQGPSDHPDFAQWLKDEGILSMSLNPDTVVDTWQRLAKQ, via the coding sequence ATGTCGTACGTTGTTTTGTTCGAGCAGCTCCGCATGACGGACGTGGACTCGGTAGGAGGCAAGAACGCATCACTAGGCGAAATGATCAGCCAGTTGTCTGGCGCGGGTGTCCGCGTGCCGGGCGGCTTTGCCACGACCGCTGACGCCTTCCGCGACTTCCTCAAGGCCTCGGGCCTGGACAAGCGCATCGCCGAACGCCTGACCACCCTGAACCCCGAAGACGTGCGCGAGCTGGCCAACGCCGGCGCGCAGATCCGTCAATGGATCGTCGAAGCGCCGTTCTCGGCCGAATTCGAAGCGCAGATCCGCGACGCCTTCGCCAAGCTCGACGCCGATGGCAAGGGCTCGTTCGCGGTGCGCTCGTCCGCCACCGCCGAAGACCTGCCCGACGCCTCGTTCGCCGGCCAGCAGGAAACCTTCCTGAACGTGGTCGGCATCGACGACGTGCTGGACAAGATCCGCCACGTGTTCGCCTCGCTCTACAACGACCGCGCCATCTCCTACCGCGTGCACAAGGGCTATGCCCACGCCGATGTGGCCCTGTCGGCCGGCATCCAGCGCATGGTGCGTTCGGACAAGGGCAGCGCCGGCGTGATGTTCACCATCGACACCGAATCGGGCTTCCAGGACGTGGTGTTCATCACCTCGTCGTACGGCCTGGGCGAAACGGTGGTGCAGGGCGCCGTCAACCCCGACGAGTTCTACGTCTTCAAGCCCACGCTGGCCCAGGGCCATTTCCCCATCGTCGGCCGCCGCATCGGTTCCAAGCTGATCAAGATGGAATTCGACCCCGAGCGTCCGGAAGGCCGCGCCGTGCGCACGGTCGACGTGCCGGTGTCCGAGCGCAACCGCTACTCGCTGACCGACGACGAGGTCAATGAGCTGGCGCGCTACGCCGTCATCATCGAGAAGCACTATGGCCGCCCGATGGACATCGAGTGGGGCCGCGACGGCGTCGACGGCAAGATCTACATCCTGCAGGCGCGCCCGGAAACGGTGAAGTCGCAGCAGGGCGCCAACGACGTGCAGCAGCGCTACCGCCTGAAGGCCACCGGCCAGGTCCTGATCACCGGCCGCGCCATTGGCCAGAAGATCGGCTCGGGCCCGGTGCGCGTGGTGGGCGACATCTCCGACATGGACAAGGTGCAGCCCGGCGACGTGCTGGTCACCGACATGACCGACCCCAACTGGGAACCCGTCATGAAGCGCGCCTCGGCGATCGTGACCAACCGTGGCGGCCGTACCTGCCACGCGGCCATCATCGCGCGCGAACTCGGCATTCCGGCCGTGGTGGGCTGCGGCAACGCCACCGACCTGCTCAAGGAAGGCCAGGCCGTGACCGTGTCGTGCGCCGAGGGCGACGAAGGCCGCATCTATGACGGCCTGATCGAGACCGAGGTCGAGGAAGTGCGCCGTGGCGAGATGCCCGCCATCGACCTGAAGATCATGATGAACGTGGGCAACCCCCAGCTGGCGTTCGACTTCGCCCAGATCCCCAACGGCGGCGTCGGCCTGGCGCGCCTGGAATTCATCATCAACAACAACATCGGCATCCACCCGAAGGCGGTGCTGGACTACCCGAACGTCGACGGCGAGCTGAAGAAGGCCGTGGAATCGGCCGCCCGCGGCCATGCCAGCCCGCGCGCCTTCTTCGTCGAGAAGATGGCCGAAGGCGTGGCCACCATCGCGGCGGCCTTCTACCCGAAGCCCGTGATCGTGCGCATGTCGGACTTCAAGTCCAACGAGTACCGCAAGCTGGTCGGCGGTTCGCGCTACGAGCCCGAGGAAGAGAACCCCATGCTGGGCTTCCGCGGCGCCTCGCGCTACATCGCCGACGACTTCGCCGAGTGCTTCCGCATGGAATGCGAAGCGCTCAAGAAGGTGCGCGATGAAATGGGCCTGACCAACGTCGAAATCATGGTGCCGTTCGTGCGCACCCTGGGCCAGGCGGAAAAGGTGGTCAACCTGCTCGCCAAGCACGGCCTGGCGCGCGGCGAGAACGGCCTGAAGCTGATCATGATGTGCGAAGTGCCCTCCAACGCCATCCTGGCCGACGAGTTCCTGCAGTACTTCGACGGCTTCTCGATCGGTTCGAACGACATGACCCAGCTGACCCTGGGCCTGGACCGCGACTCCGGCATGGAACTGCTGGCGGCCGATTTCGACGAACGCGACGACGCCGTGAAGTTCATGCTGCGCCGCGCGATCAAGGCTTGCCTGGCGGCCAACAAGTACGTCGGCATCTGCGGCCAGGGCCCCAGCGATCACCCGGATTTCGCGCAGTGGCTCAAGGACGAAGGCATCCTGTCGATGTCGCTGAACCCGGACACCGTGGTCGACACCTGGCAGCGCCTGGCGAAGCAGTAA
- a CDS encoding bifunctional transcriptional activator/DNA repair enzyme AdaA, producing the protein MTHAAPLSKQHAAAVERACRALEAEQPPDLNTLAEQAGMSRFHFHRIFKAATGITPKAYANALRADRARQQLRQSASVTDAMYGAGFNSSGRFYEAAPAILGMTPTAFRKDGEGVEIRFAVGQCALGALLVAASDTGICEIALHEDPEQLVRNLQDRFKAARLIGADREFEQWMAAVVGFVENPSVGLHLPLDVRGTAFQRRVWEALREIPVGTTATYTDIAERIGSPRSVRAVARACATNNIALAIPCHRVVRTDGSLAGYRWGIERKRELIEREAKAA; encoded by the coding sequence ATGACCCACGCCGCCCCCCTGAGCAAACAGCACGCCGCCGCCGTCGAACGCGCCTGCCGGGCGCTGGAGGCCGAACAGCCGCCCGACCTGAACACCCTGGCCGAACAGGCCGGCATGAGCCGCTTCCACTTCCACCGCATCTTCAAAGCGGCCACCGGCATCACGCCCAAGGCCTACGCCAACGCGTTGCGCGCCGACCGCGCCCGCCAGCAGCTGCGCCAGAGCGCCAGCGTCACCGACGCCATGTACGGCGCCGGCTTCAATTCCAGTGGCCGCTTCTACGAAGCCGCCCCCGCCATCCTCGGCATGACGCCCACCGCCTTCCGCAAGGACGGCGAAGGCGTCGAGATCCGCTTCGCCGTGGGCCAGTGCGCGCTCGGCGCGCTGCTGGTCGCGGCCAGCGACACCGGCATCTGCGAAATCGCATTGCACGAGGATCCCGAACAGCTGGTGCGCAACCTGCAGGACCGCTTCAAGGCCGCCCGGCTGATCGGCGCCGACCGCGAATTCGAGCAATGGATGGCCGCGGTGGTCGGTTTCGTCGAAAACCCGTCGGTAGGCCTGCATCTGCCGCTGGACGTGCGTGGCACCGCGTTCCAGCGCCGCGTCTGGGAAGCGCTGCGCGAGATCCCCGTCGGCACCACCGCCACCTACACCGACATCGCCGAACGCATCGGCTCGCCGCGTTCGGTGCGCGCGGTGGCGCGGGCCTGTGCGACCAACAACATCGCGCTGGCCATCCCCTGCCACCGCGTGGTGCGCACCGACGGCTCGCTGGCCGGCTATCGCTGGGGCATCGAACGCAAGCGCGAACTGATCGAGCGCGAGGCCAAGGCGGCCTGA
- a CDS encoding glutamine amidotransferase, translating into MTAATSPVRPVLILHTGDPDDTLKSQFGGYAEQLARASGLAPDDLEVVAVHAGQRPRAPDQYRAALITGSPAMVTDLEPWSEDTAAWLREAAAAGLPMFGICYGHQLLAHAMGGKVGYNPAGREVGTQTVELLPAAAGDKLLAGLPPTFPAQMLHAQTVLQPPPGAAVLARSDLDAHQMIRIGRNIFSTQFHPEFGPDFVRAHLERFGRRYAAENLDVPGLSANVRATPVSGDLVRRFLDAYAPA; encoded by the coding sequence ATGACCGCTGCAACATCCCCCGTCCGTCCCGTCCTCATCCTGCACACGGGAGACCCGGACGACACGCTCAAGAGCCAGTTCGGCGGCTATGCCGAACAACTGGCGCGGGCCTCGGGCCTGGCGCCGGACGACCTCGAAGTCGTCGCGGTGCACGCGGGCCAGCGTCCGCGCGCCCCGGACCAATACCGCGCCGCCCTGATCACCGGCTCCCCGGCCATGGTCACCGACCTGGAACCCTGGAGCGAAGACACCGCCGCCTGGCTGCGCGAGGCCGCCGCCGCGGGCCTGCCCATGTTCGGCATCTGCTACGGCCACCAGCTGCTGGCCCATGCCATGGGCGGCAAGGTCGGCTACAACCCCGCCGGCCGCGAAGTCGGCACCCAGACGGTCGAACTGCTGCCCGCGGCCGCCGGCGACAAGCTGCTGGCCGGCCTGCCGCCCACCTTCCCGGCCCAGATGCTGCACGCGCAGACCGTGCTGCAGCCGCCGCCCGGCGCCGCCGTGCTGGCGCGTTCCGACCTCGACGCGCACCAGATGATCCGCATCGGCCGCAATATTTTCTCGACCCAGTTCCACCCCGAATTCGGCCCGGATTTCGTGCGCGCCCACCTGGAGCGCTTCGGCCGCCGCTACGCCGCCGAAAACCTCGACGTGCCGGGCCTGTCGGCCAACGTGCGCGCCACCCCGGTGTCCGGCGACCTGGTGCGGCGCTTCCTGGACGCCTACGCGCCCGCCTGA
- a CDS encoding NfeD family protein, which translates to MWIWLGLAALALIGELATGTFYLLLVALGLAAGGIAAWLLAGLEWQLVACGAVLLLGLLVLRKTRVLKKREVDAASNADVNLDIGQTVNVEAWADNGTARVWYRGAHWQAELAAGQPAHGGEHTITELRGTRLVLTPKGGAAGAPR; encoded by the coding sequence ATGTGGATCTGGCTTGGGCTTGCCGCGCTGGCGCTCATCGGCGAACTGGCGACGGGAACGTTCTATCTGCTGCTGGTGGCGCTCGGCCTGGCCGCCGGCGGCATCGCCGCGTGGTTGCTGGCGGGCCTGGAATGGCAACTGGTCGCTTGCGGCGCGGTGCTGCTGCTGGGCCTGCTGGTCCTGCGCAAGACGCGCGTGCTGAAAAAACGCGAGGTCGATGCGGCCAGCAATGCCGACGTCAACCTGGACATCGGCCAGACGGTCAACGTCGAGGCCTGGGCCGACAACGGCACGGCACGCGTCTGGTACCGCGGCGCGCACTGGCAGGCCGAGCTGGCGGCCGGTCAGCCGGCCCATGGCGGCGAACACACGATTACCGAACTGCGCGGCACGCGCCTGGTCCTGACGCCCAAGGGCGGCGCGGCCGGCGCCCCGCGCTGA